The following is a genomic window from Actinomadura sp. WMMB 499.
GCGCCAGCTCGTCGCGGGGGCGGATCCCGGCGGAGAAGACCACGAGCTCGGCGTCCAGCACGGTGTCGTCGGCCATCCGGACGCATCGGACGGACCCGTCCGGCCCGGCCTCGAGCGCGTTCATCGGGGTCCCCGCCCGCACGGCCATCCCGAGGGCCTCGATGTGGCGGCGCAGCATCGCGCCGCCGCCCTCGTCGAGCTGGCGGGGCATCAGCCACGGCGCCACCTCGACCACGGCGCTGCGCAGCCCGAGGCCCTGCACCGCGCGGGCCGCCTCGAGGCCGAGCAGCCCGCCGCCGACGACCGCGCCGGTCGCGCGGCCCGCGGCGTACTCGCGGATGGCGTCGAGGTCGTCGATCGTCCGGTAGACGAACACGCCCGGCAGGTCGGCGCCGGGCACGGGCGGGACGAACGGCGCGGACCCCGTCGCGAGGACGAGCGCGTCGTACGGCACCTCGTGCCCCGCGTCCGTGGCGACCGTCCGGGCCGCGCGGTCGATCCCGGTGACCCGCTCGCCGCTGCGGACCGCGACCTCGTCGCCGTGGCGCGGGTAGGCGAGGTCGGCCCCCTCCAGGTAGGTGGTCAGCGCGACCCGGTCGTAGGCGGTGCGGGTCTCCTCACCGATGACGGTCACGTGCCACGCACCGGCGGTGTCGCGCTCGCGCAGGACCTCCACCAGGCGGTGCGCGGCCGGACCGTGGCCGACCACGACCAGCCGCCGGACGTTTTCGTTGTCGGCTCCCATGCCGACGATCCTCGGACGGGCTTATTACCCGGACAGGTCCCGAATGTCACCCGTACGTTAACTGCCCCTCACCGCCCGCGCCGCGCCGATACCCACCCGTAATGTCGCTCCTCCAGACGTCCGTCCCCATTACTCCCGGAATGGACAGGTAACACGCCCGCGACAGACCGGGGGCGCCGACGCCCCGGCGGAGGCCCGGCGGCACCCTGCGATGCCCAGCAGGACCCTCCGCACGCCCACCGCGCACCGGCCCTCGGCGGGCGGCGGGCGGCGGGCGGAGGCACCGGTTCACGGCCGACGTCGGTCACGGCCGGAACCGGGCTCCGTCTCCTTCTCCCCGTCCGTCCGGACGAGAATCGCGAACTCTCCCCCAGCAAGGCGCCCCGCCCACTGCCTTTACGAAGTAAGGTGGCTTCGTTCCGTTCCGGGCGGCAGGGCCGGCCTTCGCGAACGCGGCGGGCGGGGCACCGGTGAGGGTGGCCGGCTCAGGAGCGCGGGATGTCCACGTCGAGGGCGGCCAGGGCGTTCGCCCAGGCATCGGCGGGCAGGATGTGGCCGGCCAGCAGGTTGCGGGCGTCGGACCGCAGGACGGCGGCGGTGTAGCGGGCGTCGGTGCCGTACCGGGCCGCGAGTTCGGCGCCGCCGAACGGGACGTGGGTGCCGAACAGCACGCAGAACGTCTCACCGGTGTTCTGGCCGGTGTTGAGCGCGGTGGGCGCCTCGACCTGGGAGAGGCGGACACCGCCCTCGGCCATGCCGCGCTCGTCGCGGGCCAGGGTGCCGTCGGGGGCGAACTCGAGCGGCGGGGCGGACGGCGGCGCGGTGCCGTCCTCGATCCACCGGCCGAGGTGCGCGTACGCGGCGGCGATCACGTGATGGAGCGGGACGCGGCTGAACGGCGGCCGCTCGCAGTCGTAGGACGGGGCCTCGCCGAGGTCGCGGGCGAGGATGGAGCTGCGGTAGGCCTGGCCGTGCCAGCCGGAGTGCGCGGATCCGGCGACCTCCCAGCGGCGGTACACGGGGGTGTCGGGCATCCGCTCGGGCGAGCGGACGTCGGTCTCGGACAGGATGTGGAACACGGGTTCGGTGCCGCGCCGCGCCGGGGCGGAGCCGACGGCGAACGCGTACCCGTCGAACACCTTCGCCGTCTGCGGGAGGACGGCGTCGTGATAGACGGTCATGCGGCCGGCCGACTGCGAGGCGCCCGCGCCGATCAGCGCGCGGGCCCGCAGCCCGCCGAGGGGCGCGCCGGGGCCGCGGCGGCGCAGGGTGCTCGCGACCTGGGCGTAGATGTCGTAGGACAGCTCGTCGCGGGTGAACCGGCCGCCGCCGGTGACGTCGAGGTCGCCGTAGCGTGCCGGGCTCCACTCGCGCAGGTGCTCGACGCCGACCCGCTGGGCGGAGATGCCCGCCCAGGCCTGCCCCGCCCCGGTGATCTGGTCGGTGGACCAGAGCGCGTCGAGGTCGTATCCGGCGCTCACGTTCTGCCATTCGGCGACGACGGTGCCGCCGAAGCCGGACGGGCGCGCCGGGCGCCGCACGATGACGCGGGTGGTGTAGGGGACGTCGGCGGCGAGGCGCTCCCCCGTGGCCGAGTAGGCGTCGGCCGCGCCGGAGACGATGAACTCCTCCTCGACGTATCCGCGGGCCTCGAGGTCGACGTCGGTGGCCATCCAGGGGTGGGTGCGGGCGATGTCGGGCGAGGACGGGTCGCCGGGCGCGGCGCCGGGCAGCGGCCCGCGCACGGTGGGCGCCGGGTCCTGCGGGGCCCGGGCGTGCGCGGCGGGGCCGGGGAGCAGGCCGGCGGTGAGCGCGGCGCCGAGTACGGCCGCCGCGGCGGCGCGGCCCCGGGCGCGCGGCCGGCGCCGCGTGAGCGACAGGTGCATCGGTCGGGTTCCCTCCGTCGGGTGGGTGGGACCCCGGATGCTCCACGGGCGGCACGGCGCCGTCATCGGCCTGGCGGCGGGACGTGCGCCGCCGCGTTTTGCGTCAGGTGCGTTGCGCTCGGGCGGCGGGCGTGCGGGCCCGCTCGTCCGCCTCGGCGGCCGGCGGGCCGCCGCGCGTCCCCACTGCTCGCGCGGGGCGCGGCCGCTGCTCCCGGAGGGCGCGGCCGAGCCAGGCCTGCAGCAGGACGAGGAGGTCCAGGCGGCGCCCGGCCGGGGACGGGGCTCGGTCGGCGCCGGGCGGCGGCGGACCGGCCTCGCGCAGGCGCGCCGGCATGAGCCGCGCGGCGTCGATGCGGTCGCGGGGCGGGAGGCGGTCGAGGGGCGCGAGCCAGTGGGCGGCGACGGCGTGGACCAGGTCGTCGTCGCGGAACACCGCGAACGGCGGGAGCACCTCGGTGGCGCGGACGAGCCCTGCGGGGCCGCCCGCTCCGGCGAGCGCGAGCGCCGCACGGGCCCAGCGCAGCGACACGGCGGCGTCGGCCGTGCGGACGGCCGGGCCCAGCACCGCACCCCGCCCCAGCAGCGCGTCCCGCAGGGTCCGCTCGCGGCCGGGGCGGGAGGGGTCGGGAACGAGCACGCACGGGACCCGGCGCCACGGCGCGGCCAGCGCGTCCGGCGGCAGGCCCGCGGCGGGCGGCGCCGGGAGCGCGTCCGGCGAGCGCCGCGAGGCCTTCCGCGCCCGGCGGCACGGGCGCGTCGCCGAGCAGGACGTCCAGCAGCCGGCGGCGCGCCGCCTCCCGGTCCGGGCCCGGTGTCCGCTCCGTCATGGCGGCAATCTATGGCGGGGCGGCCGCCGGGGCGGCTCACGCGCGAACGAAATCGCTGCGGCGATTTGATCGGCGCGCCCATTGAGCGGGTTCCCGCATCGGCCGGGCCGGGTGCGGCGGAACGCTCCAATCACTCACACGGCGACAAAAACCGCCTGATTCCGTTGCCGCCGCCCAATCTCGCTGTGCCGTCACACACGTATTCTCACCATCCCTTGATCTCGCGGCGGGAGAGGCGAGACTGGCGAGCCCGAAAGCCAGGTGCGTTTCCGATCCCAAGGAGAACCCGTGGCCTCCCCGCCCCTGTCAGTTCGAAGAACCCGCTCCCCGCTGACGTGTCACGCGCCGCCGCTCCGCGTCGGCGACCTCCTCCGCCCGCATGCCGACTCGGTCGTGCAAGAGATCGCCGGCGAGATCCGCCGGCAGCTCCCCGCGTACGCGCACTCCGCCGACAGCGTCCAGGGCCGGCAGATGATCCGGACGATCTCCACGACGGTCGGCGGCTTCGTGGACTCGCTGGACGACCCGGCGCCGGACTGGACGCCGCTCACGAAGCTCTACGCCCACATCGGCGCCCGCGAGGCGTCCGAGGGGCACGGCCTCGACAACCTGGAGGCGGCGCTGCGGCTCAGCAGCCAGATCACCTGCCGCCGCTTCATCGGCCACGCCTACGACTTCGGCTGGAGCCAGGAGACCCTGTCGATGCTCACCGAGGCCCACTTCGGGCTCCTGGCCATCCTCGTCGACGCCGCCGCGGAAGGCTACGACTCGACCCGCCAAGAGCTGGCGACGCGCCGGGAGCGGGCCCGCGGGCGGCTCCGCGACGTCCTGGTCGCCGAGCCGCCCATCGGCCGGGAGGCGATCCGGGAGCTGGCGAAGGCCGCCGACTGGACGGCCCCGGAGACGATCTGCGCGGTGGCGCTGCGCGGACCGGTGGACGGCACCGCCCGGCTCGTCCCGCCCACGGTGCTCGCCGACTGGTCGGGCGACGCCCCCTACCTGGTGGTCCCGGATCCGGGCGGTCCGGGCCAGGAGCGGCTGATGGCGGCGCTGGCCGACGCCTGCCCCGGGGCGGTCGGCCCGACCGTCCCGGTGGACCGCGGCGCGGTGTCGCTGCGGTGGGCGCGGCGGGCCGTCGCGCTCGCCGAGGAGGGCGTGCTGCCCGCGGACGGGACGGTGCGCTGCTGCGACCACCTGGCCACGCTGATCACCGCGGAGGCGCGCGATCTGGTGGAGGCCGCCGCGCCGCAGTACCTGCGGCCGCTGCTGGAGCAGCCGTCGCCGCGTCGGGAGATGCTCGCCGAGACGCTGCTGACGTACTTCAACAGCGGCGGCAACGCGGTCGTCACCGGGCGGCAGCTGCACATCCACCCCCAGACGGTGCGGTACCGGATCCGGGTGATCCACGAGATGTTCGGCGGCGAGCCGGCCGCCCCCGACACCAAGCTCGCGACCATGATCACGCTGAACTCGATGCTGCGGCTCTTCCCGGACGAGGTCCCCGAGCCGTCCGGCTGACGTCCCCGCCGGTCCGGGGCGGGCCGCTCGAGCGGCCCGCCCCGGCCGGGCGGACGGGCTCGCGGGGTCGGACTCACTCGGGTGAGCCGCGCGCGGGCCCGGATTCGGCGTGAGGTTCATGGTCGCGGACGGCGGCGGCGGCGATCATCCGGTCACCCCCTCGGAGAAAGGCTGACGCATGAACCTCCTCCGCACGAGCGGAAGATCCCTGCGCGGGCGCGCGCTGCGCGCGGCCGCGGCGGCGCTGATCCTGGCGGCCGCCGCGGCGGCGTGGTGCGCGGACGTCCCGCGGGCGGCCGCGGCGCCGACCGGGTTCCACGAGGTCACGGACTTCGGCCCC
Proteins encoded in this region:
- a CDS encoding alpha/beta hydrolase domain-containing protein, which produces MHLSLTRRRPRARGRAAAAAVLGAALTAGLLPGPAAHARAPQDPAPTVRGPLPGAAPGDPSSPDIARTHPWMATDVDLEARGYVEEEFIVSGAADAYSATGERLAADVPYTTRVIVRRPARPSGFGGTVVAEWQNVSAGYDLDALWSTDQITGAGQAWAGISAQRVGVEHLREWSPARYGDLDVTGGGRFTRDELSYDIYAQVASTLRRRGPGAPLGGLRARALIGAGASQSAGRMTVYHDAVLPQTAKVFDGYAFAVGSAPARRGTEPVFHILSETDVRSPERMPDTPVYRRWEVAGSAHSGWHGQAYRSSILARDLGEAPSYDCERPPFSRVPLHHVIAAAYAHLGRWIEDGTAPPSAPPLEFAPDGTLARDERGMAEGGVRLSQVEAPTALNTGQNTGETFCVLFGTHVPFGGAELAARYGTDARYTAAVLRSDARNLLAGHILPADAWANALAALDVDIPRS
- a CDS encoding helix-turn-helix domain-containing protein, with translation MQEIAGEIRRQLPAYAHSADSVQGRQMIRTISTTVGGFVDSLDDPAPDWTPLTKLYAHIGAREASEGHGLDNLEAALRLSSQITCRRFIGHAYDFGWSQETLSMLTEAHFGLLAILVDAAAEGYDSTRQELATRRERARGRLRDVLVAEPPIGREAIRELAKAADWTAPETICAVALRGPVDGTARLVPPTVLADWSGDAPYLVVPDPGGPGQERLMAALADACPGAVGPTVPVDRGAVSLRWARRAVALAEEGVLPADGTVRCCDHLATLITAEARDLVEAAAPQYLRPLLEQPSPRREMLAETLLTYFNSGGNAVVTGRQLHIHPQTVRYRIRVIHEMFGGEPAAPDTKLATMITLNSMLRLFPDEVPEPSG